GGCGGGATTTCACTCCTCGATGAGGCGGATGGCGCGGGCGGGACAGCCGGCGACCGCACGCCTCGCGGGCTCGATGAGTTCGGGCGGAACGTCGGCGGCAACGACCTCGACGATGCCGTCGTCCTCGCGCTGGTCGAAGAGGCCGGGTGCGATCGCCACGCACCGCCCACTGCCGACGCAGACGCCCTGATCGGCAGACAGCCGTGCCTTGGGGGTGCTCATTAATCGTCCTCCGACGGCCGCCGCCAGGTGCCTCACCAGGTCACGGGAACCTCGTAGGCTCCGTAGATCTGGGAATCGTACTTGAAGGGGATTTTCTCGAGCGGCACGGCGAGGCGCAAATCCGGGAACCGCGCAAAGAGCCGGGAAAAGACGACCTGCAACTCGATGCGCGCGAGACCCTGGCCGAGGCAGTGGTGAATGCCGTAGCCGAAGGCGAGATGCTGGGAGGCGTCGCGCGTGATGTCGAAGCGCTCGGGATCGGGAAAAACCTCCGGGTCCCAGTTCGCAGCCGGCGCGACGGCAAAGACACCGTCGCCCGGCTCGATGCGCGATCCGGCGACGGTGACGGCCTCGAGGGCGACGCGGCGTGGCGCGAACTGCACCGGTGCGGCGTAGCGCAGGATCTCCTCGACGGCGCCCTGAACGAGGTTCGGATCGGCCTTCATGGCCGCGAGCTGATTGGGATGCTCGAGAAGCAGGACCACGCCGAGACCGATCATGTTGGTCGTCGTGTCGTGGCCGGCGCGCAGGATCATCGAGCAGATCTCGGCGAGGTCGTCGATGCTGAGGTGACCCGGCTCGACCTGTTCGGCGATGACGCGGCTCAGCATGTCGTCCGCCGGCGCGCGCATCTTGTCCTCGATGAGGCCGCGGCAGTAGGCGACGAGATCGCGGGCCGTGCGGGCGGCGGTCTCGGGCGTCTGCGTCAGGCCGTGGCGGCCGGCGGCGCATTTCATGATGTAGGTGTGATCCTCGTAGGGCGAGCCGAAGAGCTCGCACATGACGAGCGCTGGCAGCGTGACGGCGAGGTCGGCGACGAGATCACCGGGCGGCCCCTTCTTTTCCATCGCATCGAGGAGGTCATCGGTGATCGCCTCGATCTGCGGGCGCAGGGCGAGCATCCGCCGCGTCGTGAATTCCTTGGTGAACATGCGCCGGTAGTGGTCGTGGCGCGGGTTGTCCATTCCGACGAAGGCGCGCTCCAGCTTGTCGATGCCCTGGCGCGCCTCGGTGACGGAGGGGAAATCCGGACGCGCGAACTCGCCGCTGAAGCGCCCATCGAGCAGCGCTTCCCGGAAGTCCTGGTGGCGCGTCAGCAGCCACGCGCGCTGGCCGTTCCAGAGTTCGACCGGCAGCACCGGGCAGGAGCGCTGGGCTTCCAGGTACTGCTCCGGCGGGCGGAACGGACATGTCCTCTTGAATGGGAACAGCGGTGCATTCCTCGTATCCTCACCGGCCATTGTTTCCTCCGTCGTTCGTTCGGCCACCGCCGTGGCGCATTAGCTTACCAATCTCCGTTCACCGTGGCGCCGCCATCGACGACGAGCGTCTGGCCGGTCATGTAGCTGGCGCGCGGCGACAAGAGGAAGCAGACCACTTCGGCGATTTCGTTCACTTGCCCGAGGCGGGCGAGCGGAATGGCACCGACGAGGCTGGCGAGGTCGGCATTCCCATCCGTGATGTTCTGGCGGACCATGCGTGTTTCGACGATGCCGGGGGCGACGGCGTTGACGCGGATGCCGGCGGGCGCCCACTCGACCGCCAGGGTGCGTGTCAGGGCTTCGATGCCACCCTTGGCGGCGGAATAAGGCCCGCGTCGCGGCCGGCCGATCCGTGCGCCAATGGAAGAAAAATTGACGACCGAGCCCTGTCCGCTCGCGCCGAGCGCCGGGTAGGCCGCACGGCAGCAGCGAAGCGCGCCCCCGAGATGGACGTCGAGGAGACGTTGCCAGGTGGCATCCTCGAGTTCGGCGACGACCTGGTGGCGATTGAAGCCGGCGCAATTGACGAGGCCGTCGAGACGGCCGCGCCAGGCGAGCGCGTCGGCGGTCATGCGATCCACTGAAACCGTGTCCGTGACATCGACGCGCAGCTGGAGAAAGCGGCCGCTGGCGGCGATGGCGGCGAGTTCCGGATCTCCTTCGTCATCGAGATCGGCGCATATCACCGAATGTCCTTCGGCAACGAGGAGACCGGCGACAGCAAGGCCGATGCCCCGAATGCCGCCCGTCACGAGGTAGGTCGAAGCGCTTCCGGCCGACATCTCCCGCTCTCCCCGCTGGTCGCCCCCTGCGTCACACCCGGTGCAGCGACCGGTCGATCGCCAGGAGGATGGTGTTGATCGCAATGGCCACGAAGGCAACGAGGGTGGTGATCGCCATCATGGTCGCCGTGTCGTTGATGTCGATGCTGTTCATGACGAGGAATCCGAGGCCGCGGCTCGAGGCGAACATCTCACCCACCATCACACCGAGCAGGGTGATGGAAAAGCTCATGCGCAGACCCGTCACGAGTTCCGGCACGGTCGCGGGCACGATCACGTGAGTGAGCGTCTGCAGGCGGGTCAGTTTCATCGTGCGGGCGGTCTTGCGCAGGCCGACGTTCATCGAGCGGATCGCGTTCATCGAAATCAGGATCATCGGGAAGATGCCGTGGAGTGCGCCGAAGGCCACCTTGGCGGTGAAGCCGATGCCGAAGAAAAGGAGGAAAACCGGATAGAGGGTGATTTTCGGCAGGGAGTAGAGCGTGACGATCATCGGCTCGCTCACCGCGGTCGCGGTCTTGCTGGCACCGAGGGTGAGCCCGATGAGCGCCCCGAGGAGGCAGGAAAAGAGGAGCGCGAGGCCGAGCGCGCTCGCGGTCTCGTTGATGTGCACCCAGAACGACGGTGAGTTGAGCAAATCGACGAGATGGAAGGCCGTGGTCAGTGGTGGGGCGAGCGCCTCGAGGCCGGCGTAGTTGTGGGCAAGCTGCCAGGCGGTCACGATGATGGCGGCAACAGCGAGGATCGCGATGACCTTGGAGAGCGCCGTGGCATCGTTGCGGCCGTGAGCCGTGCCGGAGCGGTGCTGGACGGATTGCTGCTTGTGGTGAAGGAAGAGCGTGATGATGGAGACCGCGACGACGAGAAAGAGCAGGAGGCCATACATCGTCTTGTCGTCGAAGTTATTGTAGGCGAAGGCGATCGAGTATCCGAAGCCGCCGGCCGAGAGGATGAATTCGGAACCGAGAACACCGGTGATCGAGTAGCTGAGGGAGAGTTTCGTTCCCGTCAGCAGGTGTGGCGCGGCGGCAGGAAGCGAAAGCCAGAAGGCCT
Above is a window of Hyphomicrobiales bacterium DNA encoding:
- a CDS encoding ferredoxin is translated as MSTPKARLSADQGVCVGSGRCVAIAPGLFDQREDDGIVEVVAADVPPELIEPARRAVAGCPARAIRLIEE
- a CDS encoding cytochrome P450; its protein translation is MAGEDTRNAPLFPFKRTCPFRPPEQYLEAQRSCPVLPVELWNGQRAWLLTRHQDFREALLDGRFSGEFARPDFPSVTEARQGIDKLERAFVGMDNPRHDHYRRMFTKEFTTRRMLALRPQIEAITDDLLDAMEKKGPPGDLVADLAVTLPALVMCELFGSPYEDHTYIMKCAAGRHGLTQTPETAARTARDLVAYCRGLIEDKMRAPADDMLSRVIAEQVEPGHLSIDDLAEICSMILRAGHDTTTNMIGLGVVLLLEHPNQLAAMKADPNLVQGAVEEILRYAAPVQFAPRRVALEAVTVAGSRIEPGDGVFAVAPAANWDPEVFPDPERFDITRDASQHLAFGYGIHHCLGQGLARIELQVVFSRLFARFPDLRLAVPLEKIPFKYDSQIYGAYEVPVTW
- a CDS encoding SDR family oxidoreductase, with product MSAGSASTYLVTGGIRGIGLAVAGLLVAEGHSVICADLDDEGDPELAAIAASGRFLQLRVDVTDTVSVDRMTADALAWRGRLDGLVNCAGFNRHQVVAELEDATWQRLLDVHLGGALRCCRAAYPALGASGQGSVVNFSSIGARIGRPRRGPYSAAKGGIEALTRTLAVEWAPAGIRVNAVAPGIVETRMVRQNITDGNADLASLVGAIPLARLGQVNEIAEVVCFLLSPRASYMTGQTLVVDGGATVNGDW
- a CDS encoding ABC transporter permease subunit, translated to MSRHGAIRTAIVVGLIIYMEVACRLGWVNPNLLVPPSVMAMRLAELVQEARFWEQVASSARSILIAFIAANIAGSAIGLVLHRMPQVRASLEPLIASYYAIPFFVLYPLMIVFFGMNDTPIILIGFLYAVMAVIIGTLSGLDRIPHVLSKTGAVLRMSGLQKAFWLSLPAAAPHLLTGTKLSLSYSITGVLGSEFILSAGGFGYSIAFAYNNFDDKTMYGLLLFLVVAVSIITLFLHHKQQSVQHRSGTAHGRNDATALSKVIAILAVAAIIVTAWQLAHNYAGLEALAPPLTTAFHLVDLLNSPSFWVHINETASALGLALLFSCLLGALIGLTLGASKTATAVSEPMIVTLYSLPKITLYPVFLLFFGIGFTAKVAFGALHGIFPMILISMNAIRSMNVGLRKTARTMKLTRLQTLTHVIVPATVPELVTGLRMSFSITLLGVMVGEMFASSRGLGFLVMNSIDINDTATMMAITTLVAFVAIAINTILLAIDRSLHRV